The sequence tagttgttgttgttggtatttgtttaaactgtattttcttctcatttctttttcaccttccataactggaaaaaaaatctttccaccctgtgtttgtttactatGAACTTGTTTGCTGTTCAGCGAACATTGTCGTTCACCAACaggaaacaacacagcacaagtTGAGACATAAAATTATGGCATTGAGAGGGTTGTTGGTCGTTGCTCTTTTAACTGACCTTGATCTGCTGAAGCTCCTGAGAAGATTTCATGCTCAGACAGATACACTGACTCAGGTAAGCATCCACATCCTCTTGAGACACCGACTGCATCTgatagcacacacacagagcagaaaatatatatatatttataatatggTTTACAAACTCAATAACAATctagtgtgtgttcttgtgtgggTTCCGTTTGTTTTGTCTGCTCTCGGTGCAGCAATTCAACAGAGAAAGACACAATGCTGAATACAGAAACGAGGCTGCCCAGTTGtgtgttcaaaacaaacaaaccctgaagCCATTCAATCAGACGAGTGACGAGGGAATGTGAATGCAGCAGTAATCAGATGACAACAGCTACTGTTGTCTGTCTCATCTTTGATTGTCTACATGTCTAAGAAGCAGCTGCTCCGACTCGTCACTTGTCCATTTTAAACgactgtcctctgtctgtcttgaaaTCTCTGCCTGTACTAAAGTCTGTCCGTGCCTGATATTGCAGCCaataaaaagactgaaaactgaacctgtatttctctcttttatAGAAAAGGATGAGAAGGAAGGAAATAGTATATGAGAAACAACTTCTTAAAGGTGAAACTGtcttaaaaacatacagaggccTAAACACCCAACGTGGTTCAACTTTACTGCTCATCTGTTTGTCTATAACTATGTGCTTTTCCTATATTTTTAGGTTCAAATACATTAATAACTGCAACATTTAGTTCATTTTTCAAGACTTGTTACACAGTGAAAGTAGATTTTAGATACTCtctacattttctttaaagaaatcaatgaatcaatgacCTTTTCTTACAAAgggatgttgttgttcttcatttGAATAGTAAGCTTCTATGTCtagacacaaaaaaatgcacgCTCTGGATGGTTTGTCTATTGAGGCTGCTGCAGAAGTAAGGTGGTGCAGCATGGCAAGCCtctaaagcaaggcccttgcctatgGTTCATATAAAAAGGGTTATTTTTAAGGGTACAAAAACCAAGTAGCTATTTTGAGGTTAGAAAAAGTTGCATCGTGTTGCTTTAAAATACCATTTGAAATTATTTCTTCAACgaagaaaaagtgtttgtttggtaaTCGCTCGAGTGAATTCATGACCAGTTTACAATTAGTTACCCACATGACAGATGAGTCCATAATAATCTTTGTTTATCTTCTGGAAAATGCTATAAAACCCTTCATCCAGGTAATCTCATCCTCTGATCTGTTGTGAGCTCAGCTCCATCAGTTGacgtcaataaaaaaaaatgcgtAAACATCACAAACCTCTGCTCCTTTCACATACTTCACAAAATCAAAGCAGACCAACAGGCTTACAAAGAGCATGTATGTTTGTAGTTTAAAATTtacaaccaaaataaaaaacagaaaagatgtGAAGCGAattaaatctctttttaaatattcaaagcCCATTATCAGAGCTCTTGTTGACATTAAACTAAAAAGACCAGTGTCTGTGGTTTAACTGGGCACTCAGGGGGTGATAATGGCTGACATCAAGCCACgacaatacaacacaacacagacgtCAACAAGTCATGTTTGACTTCACATCACAAGttcacaaaagaacaaaataactgTTTGTAATCCATTTCAATAGCTGACGTGTGTGTAATTCTCACTAAACGCAATTGGTCTTTTATTCTGTTTACATAAAATCACCAGGTGTCACTTTTTAACGCATTTACCCACATTATCTTGGCTGAAAGTTCTAAAACAAACTGAAGTCTATGGTGAACAACAGTTTCATTCAACAGCTTCACTTGTTCACTGAGCCAAACATGCagccctgcaaaaaaaaaaattctattgaaatttatttaaaaaaagagtaattTGTTTGTAAAACGCAAATATTGCCTACAAAATGTATTAGATATGACAATATGATGAGATCAAGTCCAGTGGTGAAATCACTGGGCCGTATGTACAAATCTATCCCTCAGGGTATTGGCTTGGattgaaagtgttttcttttccagtgatttcatttaaaataccaTTACCATTACAATTACCATTACCCCAAAAATATGGAAGAAAGAGATGACATTACCTGCAGGACTATGAAACTGACCAAACACAACGCAGCCAGGAGAGAGTCTTCAATGGTGCCGTACAACTCAGAGAACTCCTGGCAGTCAAAAATGGCCAGGAAGGATGTCAGGCGAAGGGCAGAAACATTAGGATCAGTGCCAAACCACAACAAGTCAAGACTGGGATGACCacctacaaaacaaaaaaacaaatggacagCAAAAGCTCTGTGAGCGTGGTTGGTTTTAGATGTCATGATGAAAGCAGATTTTTAACAACTTCAAATTCCATTTTACTGACCTCAATTCAACATTACAATGCTGATAGTTTGTGTCTTGGGCATAGACAGTAAGGTTAGGAGTTGAAGAattcaatcactagtttcagatcTTCTTCAATAGAGCATGGTTTTAACTTAAACCATAAATTATGTTTCttatttagaagaaaataaatgataaaccATGGCACACATGTGTAGACAGAGCACCGGTGTCTTTGACAGCTGCTATCGTCCAATAGGAACCTgtttgcaggtgacgtctgtgaataTCCAGGTGCAAACCCTCAACGTGGTGAAGGCTAATCTTGCGACTTTAAAATTCACCAGTTGTCACTTGCTCCACAAACCTCTACTGACACACCTCAGCAGTGGTCAGCTCGAGTACGTATGTCTGCAACCCAAGGACAACGTGGACCCTAATTTTAGTATCAATGGAAATGCGGATATAGCAGAAAGACCCAGCAAATCTCTGTGAACATGGAATACGAAGAGTATGGTCCCAAGATGTTGCATGCCCAGTGGCAGCCTATTGAAGCAGCTGTCACTGAATTTTAAGACTTTTCTCCTCTAACATTATCAACTTTTCTTACTAGggtgctttttttctctttaacctGTGTACCATGGACACCAAGTACATCATGCTTACAGTGGctcttttgctgtgttttattatctTGATATTTAATATGTTTCTATATTCAATGTTCTCTTAACTCATCTTATCTTACAAAAAGTACCAACTCATAATGTTAAGGACACAAGCAAAATATTTCTATATCCTCCCTAAATCAAATCTTCTGTTCTTCCTCCACCCTTGTTCAGTAATCATGGAGCTTATAGACAGACAGAAACtcaaacataacctccttggcagagtTGAATGATTAATTTTGTTGCTTTGTACAACAAGCATCATAAAGTGTTAAAATTCAGCAGAGCTCATTTTCTGTCTTGTCCCTATTTtgggaaaacagagagaaaagaagttTTCAAGTGCCATACATGGAGGGTTGACTTGAACAGGGTGGACCATGTCCGGTTCCGTCAGAGGGTTTCCAGGGTAGACAAACCATTCTCTAATCACTGGAGAGTCAACTGTGCTgcctaaaacacaaaaaacaacgaGTAACAAAACACACCACTGATAAGCATGTGTttacaatgtttgtttgtctttgagtATATTCATGTCATCCCTGCTGTAAGTTCACCGTCTTACCATCGTGACCAAGCAGCAGTCCGTAAATGTGCTGTCTACAGGGTTTGTAGACGAGAGCCTGAGGAAGCAGTTCAgtgtcctcctcatcctccaaaGTGTTGCTACATTGAATTACTCCAGCACACAACACATGGTAAACCATAAAACCCTCCGTCGTTACATGCTTCTCTGTGCATGCCTGGGGAAAACCACACGACAGACAAAATATATATGCGATCTTGCATCTGGTACCCTCGGATCTTAGGAGACTTCTACATTACAAATACTGCACATGTTCTGTATGTAATACATACCTTTAATATCTCTGGACTAACATATTTCTCAAAGGCAGAGGCCGAGGGATGTAAAGGGATGTCACATCGCTGAAATGCTTCTTGACCGGGTAGCATGTAGAAGGAGATCCCCCTCTTCAGCAGCTCTCTTTGAGGAGCTGATAGATTCATGGACTGGAGGATTTGCCCAGGCTCTTCCTCGTCTCTGCCCCACAAAGAGCTTACAAGCTTGGATACAGCCAGGACCATCTGACCACGAGGAGTGTGGTGTGGCGCAAGATCGTGTTTCCTGGGAAACAATGAAGCAAAGATGTCATGTAACTGAAACTTAATCAGGTTGGCTTATTGTCAAACatctaaataaaatgaagttatGAAgttgaaatacattttctaaaGAGGGACACAatctggacaggttgccagggCCAGCAACAGAGGCAAACACTTATTCATGCTCACATTCAGACTTATAGTCAGTTTATAGAGCCCTCATCACCAAagcacatgtttttggactgtgaaagGAAGCCAGAGTACCCAGATGGAACATGGAAACTCCACGTAACTGGTATTCAAACTGGTGTCCACTGGGTGTCCAGTGGTATTTATATCAATTAGAACAAAAATCGAATATGACATAAACGCCTAGGCACCTGTATGTTGCCACAGCATTGTTTCTGATGTGCTGCATCTGCCCCTCTGACACCACATCGTTGCCTAGGAGACAAGCCAGCAGAGGTAACTGAGCAGTAGTTAGTCCGATGGCTCGACAGAACCTCTGTCTGTCGTACAGGACAGTGGTGAGGCTGTTTATTTGCAGCTTTTCCACCGATAAGTAAGGgacactgaaaaaagaaaacaaaaaacacgttaCAATTAATCAGTTCTAGTAATTCACATAATCATGGCATATCACACACACTTGCCATGCTGCCATACTGTGTGTTGCTTAAATATCAGAGATGAGCCATATTGGTATTCAACAACCAACATGCAACTTGTCATGGCATTCCAACAAAATGCAATAGCATCGAAGTTTGACAAACCTGTCGTATATGATGAAGTCTGAGTCCTGTCCCAGGATGCCCATGCTGCTATGCTGACGAGCGTAGTTGGCAATTTCATAGTCAGCTTCCTTCACTGAGCAAAACACTTCCTGACCCAGTGACctgcaaataataatattacaatcaGTATATTATCCTCAACCTGTAACTGTAGATGTTTGTATAAATGCTGACCTCAGAGCAAAGCATGTGAACGTTGCCAGAGCAGAGGGAAGGGAGAAGAGATTTTTACCCGGCTGCTCCCCATGTGTcttaatataattaaatattttagaaatttcTCCATTTACTCGGCATCTCCTCTTCACCTACAAACAGGAGAGGATGATAGTATTCAAAAGTGCATACATTAATTTAATGGAATAGATTGCTgtacatgtattaaaaaaaatgaccaacaATTAGTAAAAATATCATGAAATTCTTTCTTTCCTCACCCACTCTTGTCTCTTTTGCTCCTCCACCACTCCATCAAAGAAGAAGACCAATCTGATGCCAGCAGAGTCAAATGCTCCCACCCAGCTCTTCAGGACATCCATGTATTCCCTCCACTGCCCCCCACATACCCAGTTCTTACATGAGTACCAGTGACACAGACAGGCCATACCATCCACAACGAGTGTGGGGTctaggagagaaaacacaatgtaTTAGTTGAACATCCAGCATGTAAACTGTCAGTAATCATGATATGTCTGATTTGCAAAGGTACCAacatctttaaaacatttaccCCAGTGCAGCCAGTATAGCTTAGTGGGAATGTGAGCCTTTTCAGTATATTTCTATGCATATTAAGTTTGCGATCATCCAAATTTGTATTGAATGTATCAGAATGGTTTGGTGGAACACTGCAAATATctccatgtgttttaaatatggtTTTAGCTGAGTTTCTGAGACAAGAGCATGATAGTTTGAAAACCTTTAGTCTTTTACAATCAAATCACAAATACTTGCACAGAGCAAATGAACCTGGACCGTTTGCCATCATTGTACCTGAGCTGTTGGCTGTGGCTGAGCCTCTGGCAACATGTTGAGCTGCCATCTCTCTCAggttcacagtcacacagacctCAGGACAGCAAGTGTACATAAACCCCTGAAGACCTTTCACACCCATGTctgcagacagagaagagaaacccaagcACATACTGAGAAAAAGAGGGTCTGACTCTTTCACTGGAAATATTTCAATAACATGAAATCAGAATCAGGTTTATTGCCAGGTAAAATTCACACAATACTAGGAATTTGCTCTGGTCAGTGGTGCacatgtagagagagagagagacagataaataataTAAGGAAAATAAAGTAGCAGTCAGTGCAACATGAGACCCAGTGCAAACTCTCATAAAGTGGGAGACAATTATGATAGAATACATCCGTTCCAACCACAAACAAAGCTAAATCTTACCTCAGCTCAGTGCAAATGATAACAGTTAGCTTCACTGTCCACTGGGAATGAGTATGTAAACAGTTAGCTTCAGTGCTCACTGAGAATGGACCAGAATGCTAAGAGTTAGCGTAGTTTCCTGCCGATAAACCCATCGTTTCAGGCGCACCGACGTGCGCGAACTTTAGAAACCAAACCGCCTTGTATCAAATCCTGCTCAAagtttactttaaaatataGACAAGAGCAGCATTTGTAAAGTGCTAAGCTAACTCGGAAGAGTTATTGAAATAGCTTCCTGGTCTGCGTGTGACGTCATAACGTTGCTAAACAAGCACACGTGCTCGGCGCATGGACGCAAACAAGCGTGTTTGGCGAGcgcttttaatttttttaaagatatctGCAACGTAATTCTTACTTAGTCAAAACTATAGTTTAAGACATCgtcaaaatgacgtcacagatatcCGTAATTGAGTTTTTTACTAGTTAGACTGACGTCATGCTTGCCATTCATGTATATGGGGTATATAgtgtatggggtttgtcatTGTCAATTGAGATTCAGGTGCAGGTATTGTAGATGTTTCTAATTCCAGTTATAGATAGGCTATCTATAACGTCATTATGACTAGTCATAATTCAAGTTCATGATATCTTTATTTGATTATGATTATCCTCAATTGAAGATATCTACACTGTCCTATTTAGATATCTCAAATTAAGTTTCACATAGTCGGAATGAATTTGTAGATATCTTGAACTTGATTTGTGACCAGTCCTAATGGCTTGTAGCTATCTATAATgaccccatacacatgaatagcaaaaattaaactgaaaaataaacaaataaacaaatagcaTGTGTGAAGTTTACGGAGGAAATGTCCCTTCAGTTGAACAGGCCCCCACAAAATACACCGTTGatataaaagttaaagttacaaaaggaaaatgtgcaataaataataatatctgGCAATTGTTTAAAGAAAACTTTATCCAAGTCTGTTTTTGACTCTTTCACTGAGGCttttatgctgctcacagatcGACAAACATTTAGTGACAAAATCATTACAGAAGTTATAACAGTAATAGTTTACATATAGCccctttcaaataaaaagtacTTTGACAAGCAGTAATATGTGATTAATTCTATTAAAACATTATAtaacaaatatgaaatacaaaATGCATCCTTGTGGCACAATTTGAAAACCCAGTTGAGAGCATCATACGGCTGTAATCaaatttgataaataaacaTCCTTGTGTGTCATGAATGAGAATGAACAATTGAGGATTTTGTGAGCTCCGTCCTCCCATAATAACTCTCCAGGCTAGGATCAGAGACGGGCTAATTGCTCTCCAAGCTCCACTGGAGAATGGAGAGTCACAAGCTATTAGGTCTACCTTCTTAACACAAAGCACCCCCGTCCCCTCAGTTCTATTGTGTGAGCAGAGCAGTACTAAAGAAAGGGGACATATGCTGGCTGTCAGTCCAGCTGTCAGCATCTGTCGTCCCCCAGCCAGATGCTCTATGGACGGG is a genomic window of Solea senegalensis isolate Sse05_10M linkage group LG7, IFAPA_SoseM_1, whole genome shotgun sequence containing:
- the fam120b gene encoding constitutive coactivator of peroxisome proliferator-activated receptor gamma isoform X2, which encodes MGVKGLQGFMYTCCPEVCVTVNLREMAAQHVARGSATANSSDPTLVVDGMACLCHWYSCKNWVCGGQWREYMDVLKSWVGAFDSAGIRLVFFFDGVVEEQKRQEWVKRRCRVNGEISKIFNYIKTHGEQPGKNLFSLPSALATFTCFALRSLGQEVFCSVKEADYEIANYARQHSSMGILGQDSDFIIYDSVPYLSVEKLQINSLTTVLYDRQRFCRAIGLTTAQLPLLACLLGNDVVSEGQMQHIRNNAVATYRKHDLAPHHTPRGQMVLAVSKLVSSLWGRDEEEPGQILQSMNLSAPQRELLKRGISFYMLPGQEAFQRCDIPLHPSASAFEKYVSPEILKACTEKHVTTEGFMVYHVLCAGVIQCSNTLEDEEDTELLPQALVYKPCRQHIYGLLLGHDGSTVDSPVIREWFVYPGNPLTEPDMVHPVQVNPPCGHPSLDLLWFGTDPNVSALRLTSFLAIFDCQEFSELYGTIEDSLLAALCLVSFIVLQMQSVSQEDVDAYLSQCICLSMKSSQELQQIKLPFLSSRAVQLGSLYVRGLSHLLGANCASGCPLPNAALMPWHSFDGQLFHSKYMLAHSGAEKTVLLDSDSSRLSLFLHLREKLIETCRKRGRVLQSRPRTNNAPAPSHRTTATPGCRERRTDAECTAVQTQNAGWTDGSEMFKLSNFLYHLLLLNAFILPEVWEKKKNLNQSTSQSRSCFQIVPHLI
- the fam120b gene encoding constitutive coactivator of peroxisome proliferator-activated receptor gamma isoform X1, whose translation is MGVKGLQGFMYTCCPEVCVTVNLREMAAQHVARGSATANSSDPTLVVDGMACLCHWYSCKNWVCGGQWREYMDVLKSWVGAFDSAGIRLVFFFDGVVEEQKRQEWVKRRCRVNGEISKIFNYIKTHGEQPGKNLFSLPSALATFTCFALRSLGQEVFCSVKEADYEIANYARQHSSMGILGQDSDFIIYDSVPYLSVEKLQINSLTTVLYDRQRFCRAIGLTTAQLPLLACLLGNDVVSEGQMQHIRNNAVATYRKHDLAPHHTPRGQMVLAVSKLVSSLWGRDEEEPGQILQSMNLSAPQRELLKRGISFYMLPGQEAFQRCDIPLHPSASAFEKYVSPEILKACTEKHVTTEGFMVYHVLCAGVIQCSNTLEDEEDTELLPQALVYKPCRQHIYGLLLGHDGSTVDSPVIREWFVYPGNPLTEPDMVHPVQVNPPCGHPSLDLLWFGTDPNVSALRLTSFLAIFDCQEFSELYGTIEDSLLAALCLVSFIVLQMQSVSQEDVDAYLSQCICLSMKSSQELQQIKLPFLSSRAVQLGSLYVRGLSHLLGANCASGCPLPNAALMPWHSFDGQLFHSKYMLAHSGAEKTVLLDSDSSRLSLFLHLREKLIETCRKRGRVLQSRPRTNNAPAPSHRTTATPGCRERRTGWPSGGGEHQRGTGEMTGGPRHGGGWRKQEEERRDQSEYGSRERLWERGGGGQHFHPHFHPNSYSGNPQYTSGSPRQYIGQSHRRGRGRYHLAPRWSQPPAPGT